A genomic window from Oryctolagus cuniculus chromosome 12, mOryCun1.1, whole genome shotgun sequence includes:
- the SSTR1 gene encoding somatostatin receptor type 1, with the protein MFPNGTASSPSSSPSPSPGSCGEGGCSRGPGAGGADGMEEPGRNASQNGTLSEGQGSAILISFIYSVVCLVGLCGNSMVIYVILRYAKMKTATNIYILNLAIADELLMLSVPFLVTSTLLRHWPFGALLCRLVLSVDAVNMFTSIYCLTVLSVDRYVAVVHPIKAARYRRPTVAKVVNLGVWVLSLLVILPIVVFSRTAANSDGTVACNMLMPEPAQRWLVGFVLYTFLMGFLLPVGAICLCYVLIIAKMRMVALKAGWQQRKRSERKITLMVMMVVMVFVICWMPFYVVQLVNVFAEQDDATVSQLSVILGYANSCANPILYGFLSDNFKRSFQRILCLSWMDNAAEEPVDYYATALKSRAYSVEDFQPENLESGGVFRNGTCTSRITTL; encoded by the coding sequence ATGTTCCCCAATGGCAccgcctcctctccttcctcctctcctagcCCCAGCCCGGGCAGCTGCGGTGAAGGCGGCTGCAGCAGGGGTCCGGGGGCCGGCGGTGCGGACGGCATGGAGGAGCCAGGGCGAAACGCGTCCCAGAACGGGACCTTGAGCGAGGGACAGGGAAGCGCCATCCTCATCTCTTTTATCTACTCCGTGGTGTGCCTGGTGGGGCTGTGTGGGAACTCGATGGTCATCTACGTGATCCTGCGCTATGCCAAGATGAAGACGGCCACCAACATCTACATCCTAAACCTAGCCATTGCGGATGAGCTGCTCATGCTTAGCGTGCCCTTCCTGGTCACCTCCACATTGTTGCGCCACTGGCCTTTCGGCGCGCTGCTCTGCCGCCTCGTGCTCAGCGTGGACGCCGTCAACATGTTCACCAGCATCTACTGTCTGACAGTACTCAGCGTGGACCGCTACGTGGCCGTGGTGCACCCCATCAAGGCGGCCCGTTACCGCCGGCCCACCGTGGCCAAAGTGGTGAACCTGGGCGTGTGGGTGCTATCCTTGCTGGTCATCCTGCCTATCGTGGTCTTCTCGCGCACCGCGGCCAACAGCGACGGCACGGTGGCTTGCAACATGCTCATGCCAGAGCCCGCCCAGCGCTGGTTGGTGGGCTTCGTGCTGTACACGTTTCTCATGGGCTTCCTGCTGCCCGTCGGGGCCATCTGCCTGTGCTACGTGCTCATCATCGCCAAGATGCGCATGGTGGCCCTCAAGGCCGGCTGGCAGCAGCGCAAGCGCTCAGAGCGCAAGATCACCCtcatggtgatgatggtggtgatggtgtttgTCATCTGTTGGATGCCTTTCTACGTGGTGCAGTTGGTCAACGTGTTCGCCGAGCAGGACGACGCCACGGTGAGCCAGCTGTCGGTCATCCTGGGCTATGCCAACAGCTGCGCCAACCCCATCCTCTATGGCTTCCTCTCGGACAACTTCAAGCGCTCTTTCCAGCGCATCCTGTGCCTCAGTTGGATGGACAACGCGGCTGAGGAGCCGGTCGACTACTACGCCACGGCCCTCAAGAGCCGCGCCTACAGTGTGGAGGACTTCCAGCCCGAGAACCTGGAGTCTGGCGGCGTCTTTCGTAATGGCACTTGCACGTCCCGGATCACGACGCTCTAA